DNA from Hippocampus zosterae strain Florida chromosome 18, ASM2543408v3, whole genome shotgun sequence:
CTCACGTGAATTTGTATCTCGGGCATGTTtgatgtttgcatgttctcactgtCATTGTGGAGGTTTTCCTGCAGATCGTCCAATTTCCTCTTACAtaaccaaaaacatgcgtgtttGGTTCATTGAGAGTCTACAGTAAATTGtccataaatataaatatgagtgtgaattgttgtgcCTGGCGAttcgctggcaaccagctcaggatGTACcgtgcctcttgcccaaagtcagtttGGATAAGCTCAAGCAGACAGGCAATACCTTTCTAtctttttatctatctatctatctgtcaaGTGCTAAAAGTGGTAACTGTCTGGCTTGCTCCctacgagatttttttttaacggaaacATGTCAGCCAATAGGAGAAGGGGGTTCCCCGAGTAGAAGACGAAACGAAAGGGTCGAGGAGAACGTTGAAAAAATTTGAAGTTATACCCTTTTATGCTAATATTTCGGGACTTTTAGCCTGATTTTCAAGAagggaaaggcaaaaaaaaaccctctgcgTTGAAAGCCATTCCAAACAGGGCCAACATTTTGAAAGACTGTCATTTTGTGGGAAATCTTGAAGCCTGTTTACCAATTAGTTTATAGCGTTCTaagaaaaaacaataacaattgaATTTCCTCAGTCAACCACACATTTTAACGtgcattttaattgaattatgTCATGTCGTGATCTGCTTTATAGTTGGTATACACTAACTACGGTGTGAATTTTACGTCATATTTAGGTTTTGCTTTGTATTGAACTACCATTGTCCCAAGTGTCATTTTTAGTGCCTTTTGAGTTATTTtcgttgtgttttatttgttgtttacatgattattatttagAAGCTTGTTAAACATATGTTGTTATTATTCTGCGTTCATGTAATGGAATAATTTGTTTCTTCATATGACTTTGTCCACAAGGAGCTATTACAGTGCGATGCTACCAAATGACCACCAAGggacagtgttgttttttttaaatacttttaccTGAGAGCCAGTAAAGTTGGTATCTTGAAAGGAATACTGTACCCGTGGGCATTATTTCACCGAACCGTTCTAATTTGTGTCTAATCTATGGATGGATTGCTTGGTATtgacacaaacttttttttttctggaatgatCATTAGTGTCTCCCAAGGGACAAAACAATGTGAGGGAAAGACAAATACTCAAACTACAGTgaggtgagatttaaaaaaaagaaagccatgagggtgtgtacaaagtaAATTGCTTTCTTATTATTCTTGCAGTTGAATGCAAGAATTCGATATGGCTGAATGCATATGTGAAGTGTCGTAAAGGAATTATATAATCTATTTCATGAACATTTCATTacagatgtgtttttttaaatgacagataAAACAGCAAGGAACTCCACTCTAGCAAAGCTTTGCCTGAGTGCACCACGTGGTCAGGTCAgtcatccaaaaaaaatgttagtttttttttccttaaaaaattaaaacaacaaatacatgaAGGGTTGTTAGAAATAATAGAAAAGGGTGAAGTATAAATACAAACAGATTTATAACATGTAGGTATGTAGATCACTTTTGATGTCTAAAATAGCTTCATATCACATGAACCTCTTTCAGCATGTGCATGGAGTCGCATTGTTGACTCAGCTGCAATGTCCTCTGGGACCGCAAGTGATGACATCACTTGTTGCAATCCCACAATGGCACAGATCCAGAAGAGCTTTTGGTCCGTCGACGAACGCGAGGGAAATTTTCTGCAGGAATATAATTTCAagcaatcaaaataaaaatacttaaaaaaaaacaaaacattaaaatcaTGAGAAAAATTAAGCATATCTAATTTGTTTAAAAGCATCCATGAGatagttcaaataaaaatggtacCTATAGCTTAATCTTTGAATGTCATTTGAAATCCAGTGATATTAGTAAAAATTCCATGCATGTTCCTATCGGGCCAAGCTTTCTGTCAGATGGGTCACCATCCTTCAATGAAGGTCACCGCGTGATCCTGCTGCATGGGGGAGGAAAAGAGCGTGGAAGGCCTGTTATAAATAGCCTCATTCTGACCACAAACATTCTACGAATGAAATGCTCTCTCCTTTTTGCCAACCAAACTAATACTGTATTCTGAGATTATATTCTTGCCGACAAGCAAGGCTACAGGAAGCATTGACCAATGAATGTGAAACAGAATCAAGGTAttgagtgtttgtttttttttgggggggggggggggggaggccggGTTGATGTCGTCATTCCCTAATTTTTAAGCCTGTTGTCCCATATTTCGCGAAGCAAGCTAGTGCGGGAGAATCAAAAGCAATCAACATATATTTTAGGTAGAACTGGTGATATTGTATCATAAAtgtagtgatgggaaaatgaagcttcaaatttgcttcatgtatcagctgtttttttttttaaactcctcgAGATGGCACTCTCTGTTCAACTTTGGTCTTAAATTGCACTGATTTGCTTAAACCCCTTTATTTAAACCACCAGTGCTACCTAGAGGACTCAACAAATACAACTGATTCaaaaagcaaatttgaagcttcattttcccatcaacaCTTAAACGCGTGTGGCttaattttttcttcaaagtgCTCTTCTGTCTCATCATTTCACCATTTCATAAGgtctcaaagattttttttgtttgttaccaaTTTCTGCCTGTTCAATTGTTTCGTTCAGTTGTTCCGTTTTTGTGCTGCTCCGTACCAGTCCGCGACCCGGCAGTTGTAGACCACTGCCTTCGAGAGTGTCAGAAAGCTGCCAAGGGGTTTGCTTTTGCACGGAGCTTTCACAGACACTGGGGTCAGGGTCTGCGTTAGTCATTTGAGTTAAGATCAAACTATGGCAGTGGCTTCACAGTCAGCATGTTTGATCgatgagtgtgtctgtgtgatacTGACGGAGACGAAAGACTAAGGGGTGTCAGTTGTAAGCCTCAGATCTAAATAAAGGATTACCCTCAACCTTAGAAAGTGCGTGCACTCGGTGCTGACACATTAGCAGGCAAGGGAGTGAGTTGCATGTCAGACGACCCAAGGTATCATGTGAAGAGCTCTGAAGCACACTTATCAGCAAACACTGGCAGTGATTACACCCATCGCTGATCTTAACCTTAGATTACGGTACACTTGAAAGCACTCCACTAATCATAAATGTTATCAGTTAATCCCATCATAAATGTTTTTGGCCTGATCAGAGTAAAGCTAAAGGGTCAAATTGTTGGCCTCGTCGGATCATTTTTACATGCTGGTGTATTGATTTATGTTATTTGGCATTGTGGATAAAAATGTCCTGAACTCATGTTTtcactcgaaaaaaaaaaataaacaaactgcTGGGCAAAGTTCTGCTGACCTGCTTTAAACTAAGTCAGAACAAGCGCCAAGGTCCATGCTTGGCAAAATTATTGATCCCACAATCATTCAGTGTCCAAAACCAACGGGGAGTCCCACGTGTGTATCACTTACACCAAACAGGGGGGGTCTCCCAAATGTCGAAGTGCCGCTGGGATCCTATTTCAAGGCGTTTTCATTTAAAGTTACAAGTTCAGAGCAGATTAACATTAAAATACCCACAGGTAAAATACATTgtgcaagcttttttttgtgtgtgtgtcatctcaTTCAACCAATGAAATTTGATTGAGTTTGTgaattgcaatattttttttccttcagttcCATGGGTGCTTTCAGTCATGAAACAGTCTTTTCTCAGACTACAGATTCGGTCTTCTATATCCTTACTTTTAGCCTTCTATAGACCCCTGTGCAAAAGCAGCAGTGCAGATTAATGATTTGCAGAGTTGACcgtaataaaaaaaagggggggttgtTTAACTTTGAGCACAAAATGGCATAACACTACTTGTAATGTTTTCCCAAGTCAATTGCTATCTGGATTTATATGTTTAAAAGATAAGGTCCTgaccttttgtttttcctcagggaagaaaaaaagatgtgtgtgggggggtgggggtggggttcacTAGCCccaacactggtcaacagcaaatttaaaTCAGAGGTGACTGTGTGTCCCTACATGCATTTTTGACTCCGACTTCTTAAAAGGTCTACTTTTGTCCTGGGATTTAATCCAGTACATGAAGACTTTTACTTGATTCGATATTTTAAAATGGCCTGTATTATTGCCGCCCCAATAACAGAGGGCATGCGTGCACGCACAATATAACATCATTCAATTAATGGAGGAACACTGGCTGCTATTACCTCAAAATAACTAGCTTCTTAACACATGGAAAGTGTAAATTAAATTGTGGCCAGCAGGCACCAATGACATCCACGTTACAATacagcaaaataaatattttaaataagatAAGGGCAGACAAGCAGTCGGTGCACTTTCGCGAGTCTTGTTGACAGGAATTTTTGtgatgtgaaaataaataaaatcttatttttttttcagaaacgcAACGAAACCAACTCCATTCTCATGTTAACAAGCACTCAAAAACAGGACCACCTGAAAAATCAAAACTGGCACAGGAGCGTTCAAATAACTGgcctttaataaatgcattgacTGCCACACAACTATGAAATGTCTTTAGGTACATCCAGTAGTACTATCACAAGATTGCATAATATGTAGAATAGAGAAGacataaaaaagacatttgagggGGGGGAACAAGGCACTAGTATATATAGCCACGACGGGACATGCATTTGGTCAAAAGCAGCATCACACGTGTAGTATACAATATCAGGCCATTGGTGCACATCGGTTATTGCGTGAGTACAAAAAGTGAACTGTACGTTTTCACGTGGGGCGTCTTCCATCAAAAGTATTAGTTTCCAAAATAAACTTTCAATGCAATttgcccagttaaaaaaaaaaaaagctgctcatTGCATAAATCCCAGATATTGCTTTTGAACTAGAGTGCTATAGTTAAGCCAGACAGttttaaacaaacattttaaatttttattttattttcgggAACCCGTGTTTGAAAAATACTGGCTTGTCGACACGAAAATAAATTGCTAGTACCGCCGTTCATTAGCAAAGAAACTGCATGCCGAAGTGGACAGAATGTCCATCAAATTAACCGGAGATGCACATGGATTTTTGCAATGACGGCCAATTGTACACAATGACATTTACTGAATATATGACCAAAAATATTAGCTAGTTGAATGCAGTGCAAAATGCAACATTTGAAGCCAAACAATCCCACTGGTGCAAAACTAACATGGTGGTGACAGCGTAGAAAACATTATCATTTCAGTTCAAACGCACCATGGTGACGTACTGTACGTGTGAAACCCCTCAAAAGGCGTGACATCGGTGGGAGTACGCTTCTGAAATTGTGTGACCCATCCTCTATAGCCCCATTTTCATTAAAATAGTCCAtgttaatcatttttatttcgtATGAAGACATTGTCACAAAGTTAGCATTTCAATATAATGGAATATAGCTTTTACATTTTGGTGCCAAACTAAAAGCCCGAGCCATCACGCCTCACAGGAATCCCCAAAATTTGTGCACAAGCAGGTCTTCGCCACATCCTGTATCGAGCAGCCGGTTACCGCATTCTTCCCAGCGACACACTTGCCCCTGTTCGACAACGACAAACTTCCATTGTACGTGATTGTCAGCCGGAAGGCCCACCACGGCCTCCCAGTGTCCATCCTTGGCGCTCCCCAAAGGGATGAAGTCCTTCCAGTTCCCAAGCTCCCGCCGATTCCCCGTTACGGCCAAAATCTGCATCGGCGATTTGGTGATGTAGTGGACGCAGAAGGTCACGttgactttttgacttttcTCATTTTCGTCAAAATCACACGTAGCAGTTTGTTTGGCACGAGGGACATATTGCAGATGTGAATCTGGGTGGTTGCATTCTTGTTGGGTTGCTTTGTGGTTCTCGCCACCAAAAGATGGCGTGGCGAGATTCATCCAAGGGAAGTTTGGATTGCCATCAGTGATCCACTCATTATGGTCCATAGTCGCCTCCATGATATTTATTTCAGTCTTCACAAAGTCCATCGGCGCCTCTCTGTTTTCTGCGCATTCCAATTTCTCACTTGAAACCTCAGCCACCTTCACGTCTGACAATCTTTGCCATTCATCACTTTGGACCGGCATCGTAAACACGTCTGATTCTCTTTGGTTGCCGAGAGAGCCCAACACGTCCTCATTTGTTGCCAATGATTCAACGTGAGCGCATTCTGCGTTCTGACTGTACGGCTGCTCTGGCAGTGGAGCTGGATGAGGCTCATACACCACTCCATCTTCCTCCAAGACTGATAAAGTTGCGTTGTCAGGCAAAAGGCAAGTTGGAGGCTGCAGCCTGGCCTCAGCCTGTGACTCGTGATCTATCGCTGGCATCTCAGTGGTGTCAAAGTAACTTCCGGGCTCGAGCATTTCAGGACTGACGGCCATGCTCGAAATGCCGCTTTCTTCACCCCCTTCACACGTGTTGTTTTCCCTCAGCTCGCTCGGCTGAAAGAGCGGCAGGCAAATTTGAAGTTTAGGTCGTAGGTTCATCCTGTGTCCAGTCGGGACAGGAGCAGCGACGGCGACGGGAAAAACGACATTCGGATCAGTTTGTTGGTCTTGAGCGGAAGACGTAATGGCCGCATGAGAGGGGTCGTCATCTGCGGAGTCAAACCTTGGCTCCGCGAAGGTTTTTGACTTCTCTCCGTTGTCACCATACTGGTCTTTGTCAATGGACACCCCTTTGTCACGAGCTGGGTTTGGAATGAGAACCACTTTTGCCTTTTTCAAAGCGGCGTGGTCGAGTTCTTGAACACTTGGTTGCTCTTTGTGAGAAGACAAAACGCGGGGTTCGCACAAATGGTCAACAGGTGCCTCGCCCTCGGTAGTGAACGTCTCTTTTTCGGTAACGCCAGAGAGTTTTTCGGTCTCATCTTCAACAGTTGGGAGGTCTACTTTCTGTTCTGGTTGATCATGAGGTGACACGTCAGATTCAATTTGGGCCGTCGCTCCGGAAATGATATCTGGCATATTGGCGTCAACCACGGGTGGGACTCCTGAACTGCCATCAATGTTGCAACTCTCTCCTCGTCCACCATCAGGAAGGAGATTCATCTCTTGGTGGCTCGTCAGGATTTGTTCTTCTTCACACTCAGCCTGAATTTCTCGAGTATCTGATTCTGGTGATTGAGAGTCAAAATCGACAGCTGTGTTGCTCAAGCCGTCGAAACCTGCTGCAGTTGCTTCATCTGACACCGTATTGCTGCCGTCAAACTTTTGCTCTTCAGTGAGGCGATCATAGGAATATACATTGGGATCTGCACCATCTTGGTGGTTCATCGCCTCCTCAAAGTCCTCATTTGGGCTCGTCTCTGTTGAAATGACATCGAGGTTAAGCTCCGCCATTCCAGCGTCtgctgcatttttgttttgatcttCTTTGTCTCTCTTTGGAAGGGTTTGCTCAAAGCGCTCCGCGTTACTTGACAAAGGCTCTTGTCTGGTTGTCTTGGAAGAATCCGCATCCGTGTTTACGTTCTGGTCTTCTTCAGGTTGTTCTACCTAAAGAAGAAAACATGAAATTCAAACTTGAGTCATCCGAGTCACTGttgtcacaaaaaaagttttacatttGCATGTCCTTGATTGAATATGGTGGGGGGTTGTATTTTGTGCTCAGTAATGTCTGCGGTGACCATTTTGCCTACTTTGATTATCAGGAAAAATTCTCAGTGTGTGTACCCAGCTTCAGGTGAAAGTACAATTTGAGCAACAAACATGAGTTCTTACTTCTTGACACATATGATCCTGAATTGCCTCGGGCTCCTTCAAGTTGCCATCTGAAATATCTTCGTCCTTAATTGTGTAATCTTTTGTTATTGGATGGTAAACGGAAGCGGATTCCCTCTGTATTTCTGACGCAACACTTGGCAGACTCTGACTGGGCTCTTCGGAGTACACGCGAGcttctgtggaagacgcagacTCCACTCGCGATGATGTTGCATGTTGGTTGGACCGTGTTTGGATGTCAGTCGCGCAGGGTGACGAGTTCTTCTCAGCAGGAGCAGCACGACGTCTGACTTGGTGGTGAGCCTCAGCGGGATCATGCTCCTCTTTTGCCTCATCATCAACATCTAGGACACAAAAgacgaaggaaattaaatgTGTACGCTGCGCTACCTTTGATTTTGTGGTTTGATACTGTCACTTACAGGAGTAAGAATCATTTCTGAAATTGTTGCCGTCTCACCAGAGTTATGATAGTTCGGGATTTTTCTTGAAAGATctcgtttttaaatgtcatttcactTTTGTTGTTGAGTTTCAGTTAGTCTTGATTAGCTTTTAGAgcatgcattgtgtgtgtgcgtttcttTTAAATGCTGccctttagttgtttttttttttaaaatatggagtACTTGTAAAGactgaatattttttaaaacagagaTTGGTGGCAGAAATAGCTTGCAATACCCCAATGTTGAAACATGAAGTTGAtggatttgttttggggggggcctTAAAGAATCATGTTGTGGGCCATATCTGACACCACTTAATTAGGTGAATACATACCACTTGGCAAACATTCTAAATCCAAATGTATGGAACGTAATCAGGATTTTACCCATGAAGTGAAGAAAAGCACTTCGGTGTGCTTACTTCCAGGGCAAAAGCAGATACAGATGCATGAgaacaagtattttgtttgtcCCCTCTACAGTTTTCACTCAGACTTTCTTCTGTCTGCGaatttgtccattcatccaaaAGAACATTTGTAAGGTCTGCGGCATGAGACTCGAGAGAAGGCCTAACTCTCAATTTATGTTGAAGTTTCTCCCAAAGGCTCAGGGCTCCGTTTTAGTCCCCCCAATTTCATCCATGCATGGCTTTGTGGACTTTGCTGGAGCATAAAGAGTCTTCTCCAAACTCTTCCCACATACGAATGCAAATGTGAGTTTTAGATCAACCCTGGGTTATTTCAACTGATGGAATAAATACAGCCCAAAACATTTCTTCATACAAGGAGCATCGCAATAAGGTGCTGGAGTACAATTTTCCTATCTAACTCAGTTTGCAGGGCTGGGAAAATTaactttttaattaattttattgcTTCCATGTGCAGCTCTCCATGTTAGAATGGATAAAGTTTCTAAACGTGTCATCCAGTGTTGCATATATGGATTTGCAACATTACTTGAGAAAAGACCACATGAGAGCTGAGGCTCTGCGTCATGGACAAGCCAAGACATGCACGCAGTTTGCTTGGTGATTTTGGACAGAACCTTTcgatgttaaattgttaattcaaCGATGATCGTGTCTGGATATATTTTGGACAAACATGTCACACCCTCTT
Protein-coding regions in this window:
- the LOC127590843 gene encoding uncharacterized protein LOC127590843, with product MAFKGSNGVAVERRADLASLFCMIGRHGPAVALAVFAVVSVLAGFVIYRTVRGRRRRKKKTAAGSETDRKRSIGESDEAVTQSELEPQACATSTDVDDEAKEEHDPAEAHHQVRRRAAPAEKNSSPCATDIQTRSNQHATSSRVESASSTEARVYSEEPSQSLPSVASEIQRESASVYHPITKDYTIKDEDISDGNLKEPEAIQDHMCQEVRTHVCCSNCTFT